The Leishmania panamensis strain MHOM/PA/94/PSC-1 chromosome 23 sequence DNA window CgtggtgcagtgcagcgctagacacacctcacagcaatgcgccgtcTCAGTTGTctgagcagcgcctctgGCCCACACTAGGCCTGCCCACCCGCCCACCTCGCaggccgcctcgcagccgctctcaCTGTGCCGGTCCCCACGCGGTGCACCCATCGGGGGTGGCGCCGAGGCCCcccgcaccagcaggcagcgagggtcgGGTGGGACGcattcgagtcacgctgacCCTCTGCCCACCGTGTGCACTGCGAGAGGTAGTCCTGTGCACCAGcagaggtgggagggagagggggctctgcttggcttccctcCCGCACGGGTGGGTAGGCGGGGGTAGTGGATTCTGCGATCTCACGCGCCGAGGTGTCGCACCGTCATTCGTGATAAAATTGCCCACCACCGAAGGGAAGATGATATTATTTCCTTATCTTCCCCtttctacccccccccccccccatgcACCGGTGTATGCGATGACAGACCATGGGGCTTCTGCGATGTGCGCGTGGCTGGCGATCACCGCCTGCAAGAGTCTTTGACTTCACCActgagagagcagcagcagcttcgttTGCTGCCCTCTCAGCTTGGGGGAGTGTGACTGCGTTTCGAGGGACGGCGCGAAACAAGGGCACTCAGCTCTTAGCGTCTCCCTCGTCGGCTGTTCACTGTGTGCGGGCACTTCCTTCATCAAATGCTGcttgttctcttctgctctcttccaCTTTGATCGGTCGAGgatctccacacacacacacacacacttggCCAGGCATACGCACATATATATACCCACCACTGTACACTGCAATGTCCGGGGTATTGCGGGCAAaactgccaccacctccgtcgTACGGAAGCTCTGGTACATCGCATAGCGATGCAATTTTGGGCCACACGGTCGGCGCCCTACGCCTTCATCGTTCCCCGCTTAACCGTGGTGTCCGTCGCACCACGGAATGCCCCTGCGCGGTGCGACTGTACCACATGACGGGCCACGACATTGCTGCTCGCAGCGAGTACTGCAGCTTCGTCCTGGGTGCCCCGTCGGTTGGAATCTCCCAGGCAGCTCAACCCCGAATACCACCATTACCACCCGGCAATCAagaggccgctgcggcttGGGCAggctcgtcgccgtcgactGTCGGTATCGCTGCCGCGGAGAAACCCATCGCGGTGCAGCTCGCCTGGGCAGACACCACCGTCTGGGAAGTCGCTTTGACGGCTCTGAGGGTCGTCCGATCGAAGGTGGATGTCGCGTACAAGGCCGACGCGAGACACGCACTACGGCAGGCAAACAGCAACACCACTCCCATGTCTGCTGCGCAGGACCGGCTGCGAcagagggcggaggaggatCACAGTGacagcaaagaggaggaggaggcaccgtACTCCACTCCGCTCCCACGCTACCAGGTGGAGCTTCTGACCGGCACAGTGAGCCCTGAAGGCCGGGCGTCGGTCTTGCCGCTCTGCATGGTTAGCTGTCGCCAAGTCGTCTACGGCCACTCGACGTTGCTGCCCGTGCGCAGAGCCGACTGCGTGCACTACAATACAGCCTTGTACGAACTACCCTACAACCTCGGCGACCCAGTCTTCGTGACGTGCACCCGTACCCGGTGATAGGATGAACGGTGAAGATAGAGAGGGGCTTGATGTCTTATGGCTGACACGTCGATGACGGGGCAGTGCAGGCATCGCCACGTatgtggctgctgtggccgcACGACGCGTAAGAAGCTTTGTATGCCGCCCTGTATGTGCATGTTTGTATGCCGATGGCAAATTCACATTGGTGCGTGAATCGGAAAAGGTAAAAGAGTGCATCAGCGGAAGGGGAGAGACGTACACCTTCAATGCAGTTGGTGTTAGTAGCAATGGAGGATGATGCCATCCTCGGTGTAGAGGATGCGGTCGTGGTGATAGAGACAAGTGGTACGTGCTCGGATTGCCATCCCAGTGGAAAAGGGGATCTGCTGAATGGGCAGGCgaatgccgctgctcctctccgGTGTGCCCTCCGATACCCCCAAATCGGTTGGTGGCACTTTGAAACACTTATCTTCTCGCGTCTTGCACTGTGCGCTGCCTCACGCGGCACATGTACACCCGTCCCCCACCCTCGAAGATGCACAGGCGCAGAAATTACCGTCGCCACACAAGCTCTCTGATTGGCCACATCGCTGAGTAGAGATAGTCTGCTTTGGAGCTCTTGGGGAGGGGCATCCaagctcgctcgctctttaGAGCTCACCTCCGCTCCTAACAAGCGCTTGAGGGTGTGAATATCAACGCACATCaacgcatgcacacacccacccacaccagcGCACCTCTCTACGAGCACGTTAGCTTCTTGTTATTCCCTCCCTTTCTAGCACATTAGCAATGGACTCTGTCAAGTCAAAAAGCGCGATGCTCATGACCAAGGGCATCATggacatccgcagcgaccCCCCACGACTCATCTGCACCATCCTGCGGTACCAGCACCCGAGCACAAAGAAGGAAGTGACGCTCTACCCGATCCCGAACATTGCCGCCCCTGCGTACTTCCGACGCGTTCTGGACGGTgacgtgctgcagtgcaacTTTGACAAGATCCTCTGCGAGGATGGCCGCCTGCCCTTCCAGGCGGGTTCCGTGATCGCCGCCCGGCAGcagatgctgcgccgcttgtTCCCTTTCTTTAGCATTCGCCCTGTCGTAGAGGACGGTGAAAAGTTCGATGGCATAATCGTCCGCGACGCGTTGGAGTCTCGTATGGCATATCAGATGGTACTGGACGGCTACGACCCGCCGGTGGACCCGCGCGCCCGTCGCGCAGTGGAGCGGATCGATACGTATCCGGAGAGCACGCGGGTCGTAGTTCCCTGGGGTGTCTATCACATGCCTTACTTCCGCTACCGCCTGGAGAAGGAAGGGTACaaggcgctgccgtcggAGGAGGTGGTTGTGTTTGGCTTCCATCAGGTCAtgggcttcttcttcctttccgGTGTCATGGTCTTCGCCATGctgtttgttttctttcaCACCTTGTTCGGTTAGTGGGTTCAGTTGAGATGCACCGTACCCGTGTGTAAcagtgcttgtgtgtgtgtgtgtgtgtgtacgatACTGCGATAGCGATGTGCTAGGCGCCCACTCCCCCAGCAGAAAGGAGCTCATctgaggcacacacacaaccggAAACAGCGAAGCGACACGTCAATTTATGATCTTCGTTGCCTCGTGCGCTGAGTTGTGGTTTCTGGGCCACGCTCTACGCGTATGTACACGCGCACGGCTCTcactttttcccctctcgccccaccccctcaaCGTCTCGTCGCGTTCGTTGTGCATCGTGggctgttctctctctcccctctaaACCACATCTCCGCTTTCCGCCCCCTcggtgctctctctttccgttTCTCTGGCTATCACGACGCAGGTCATACTGCTTAGCTGCGCGCACGATCAGATTCTGCCAATTTTATTTTCCTTTTGCAGACaaacacaagcacacacgtgcgctcACTTATACGGCCACGCTCAGCAACGAGGAGAATCAGGCGAAGCTGCTCAACCGTACCGTTGATTCGTAGTCCCTTCGCTCCTCTTTAACTTTTTCGCAGGCTCTCGCGCGTAGTGGCATTGCGCCCATTTTTTGTTTGCCTTTTAGCCGTCTTTTTGcttccttcgcctccacgGACTCGCG harbors:
- a CDS encoding hypothetical protein (TriTrypDB/GeneDB-style sysID: LpmP.23.0350); protein product: MSGVLRAKLPPPPSYGSSGTSHSDAILGHTVGALRLHRSPLNRGVRRTTECPCAVRLYHMTGHDIAARSEYCSFVLGAPSVGISQAAQPRIPPLPPGNQEAAAAWAGSSPSTVGIAAAEKPIAVQLAWADTTVWEVALTALRVVRSKVDVAYKADARHALRQANSNTTPMSAAQDRLRQRAEEDHSDSKEEEEAPYSTPLPRYQVELLTGTVSPEGRASVLPLCMVSCRQVVYGHSTLLPVRRADCVHYNTALYELPYNLGDPVFVTCTRTR
- a CDS encoding hypothetical protein (TriTrypDB/GeneDB-style sysID: LpmP.23.0360), with amino-acid sequence MDSVKSKSAMLMTKGIMDIRSDPPRLICTILRYQHPSTKKEVTLYPIPNIAAPAYFRRVLDGDVLQCNFDKILCEDGRLPFQAGSVIAARQQMLRRLFPFFSIRPVVEDGEKFDGIIVRDALESRMAYQMVLDGYDPPVDPRARRAVERIDTYPESTRVVVPWGVYHMPYFRYRLEKEGYKALPSEEVVVFGFHQVMGFFFLSGVMVFAMLFVFFHTLFG